The following are encoded together in the Mycolicibacterium arabiense genome:
- a CDS encoding MFS transporter, producing MTSAGETTRSTSTWAPLRSPVYRALWIAQLVSNLGTWMQTVGAQWMLVGDPRAAVLVPLVQTATTLPVMLLALPSGVLADLIDRRRLLIATQGAMAAGVGLLATLTGFGLTTPAVLLMLLFVIGCGQALTAPAWQAIQPDLVPAEQIPAAAALGSMSINGARAIGPAIAGVLVSLSGPTLVFALNAVSFIGIVFVLVWWRRPRVVSDYPPERALAALSAGGRFIRSSPIVRRILLRAALFIAPGSAIWGLLPVIAANNLGLSSAGYGLLLGALGLGAVTGAFLLGRLRARFGQNVLLTVGAAGFAVASVVLAVVPNVVAVFLALVVGGASWLMSLSTLNASMQLSLPAWVRARGLSVYQLIFMGGQAIGSVVWGVLAGATSSSTSLLVAAALLVVCGLSSLWWPLHAKTSDLDLSPSSHWPEPSLVFEPEPLDGPVLILTSYRVAASNEEAFLSAMAVLGRSRQRTGASQWRLFRSIEHESTFVETFIVRSWGEHMHQHYIRLTGQDRLIEEAVERVVDGEAVSEHYLAVREGR from the coding sequence ATGACATCGGCGGGCGAAACGACTCGGTCCACCTCGACGTGGGCGCCGCTGCGGTCGCCGGTCTACCGGGCGCTGTGGATCGCGCAGCTGGTCTCCAACCTCGGCACGTGGATGCAGACCGTCGGGGCGCAGTGGATGCTCGTCGGCGACCCGCGCGCGGCGGTGCTGGTGCCGCTGGTGCAGACCGCGACGACGCTGCCCGTGATGCTGCTGGCGTTGCCCTCGGGGGTGCTGGCCGACCTGATCGACCGGCGTCGACTGCTGATCGCGACGCAGGGGGCGATGGCCGCCGGGGTGGGGCTGCTCGCGACGTTGACCGGTTTCGGGTTGACCACGCCGGCGGTGCTGCTGATGTTGTTGTTCGTCATCGGCTGCGGGCAGGCGCTGACGGCACCGGCGTGGCAGGCGATCCAGCCCGATCTCGTTCCGGCCGAGCAGATTCCGGCCGCAGCGGCGCTGGGCAGCATGAGCATCAACGGCGCCCGGGCGATCGGACCGGCGATCGCCGGCGTGCTGGTGTCGCTGTCGGGCCCGACGCTGGTGTTCGCGCTCAACGCGGTGTCGTTCATCGGGATCGTGTTCGTGCTCGTCTGGTGGCGCCGCCCCCGCGTGGTGAGCGACTACCCGCCAGAGCGGGCGCTGGCGGCGCTGAGTGCGGGTGGGCGGTTCATTCGCAGCTCGCCGATCGTGCGGCGAATTCTGCTGCGGGCGGCTTTGTTCATCGCGCCCGGCAGTGCGATCTGGGGCCTGCTGCCGGTGATCGCGGCGAACAACCTGGGTCTGTCGTCGGCGGGCTACGGACTGCTGCTGGGCGCACTCGGCCTAGGCGCGGTGACCGGGGCGTTCCTGCTGGGACGGCTGCGGGCGCGGTTCGGCCAGAACGTGCTGCTGACCGTCGGCGCTGCGGGCTTCGCGGTCGCCTCCGTGGTGTTGGCCGTGGTGCCGAACGTCGTGGCGGTGTTCCTGGCCTTGGTGGTGGGCGGTGCGTCCTGGTTGATGTCGCTGTCGACGCTGAACGCCTCGATGCAGCTGAGCCTGCCGGCGTGGGTGCGGGCCCGCGGGCTGTCGGTGTACCAGCTGATCTTCATGGGTGGGCAGGCCATCGGTTCGGTGGTGTGGGGCGTGCTCGCCGGGGCGACGTCGAGTTCGACGAGCCTGCTGGTGGCCGCGGCGCTGCTGGTGGTGTGCGGCCTGTCGTCGCTGTGGTGGCCGTTGCACGCGAAGACCAGCGATCTGGACCTGTCGCCGTCCTCGCACTGGCCCGAGCCGTCACTGGTGTTCGAGCCGGAGCCGTTGGACGGGCCGGTCTTGATTTTGACCTCGTATCGGGTTGCGGCTTCGAACGAGGAGGCGTTCCTGTCGGCGATGGCGGTGCTGGGCCGGTCGCGTCAGCGCACCGGGGCGTCGCAGTGGCGGCTGTTCCGCAGCATCGAACACGAATCGACGTTCGTGGAGACGTTCATCGTGCGGTCGTGGGGCGAGCACATGCACCAGCACTACATCCGGCTCACGGGGCAGGACCGGCTCATTGAGGAGGCGGTGGAGCGAGTCGTTGACGGGGAGGCGGTGTCGGAGCACTACTTGGCGGTGCGGGAGGGGCGGTGA
- a CDS encoding nitroreductase/quinone reductase family protein, producing the protein MSDDDPMTSEREFNTRNIAEFRANDGKVSGQFEGFPLLIMTSTGAKSGEPRENLIGYFDIDDTIYIVGSAAGRDASPAWVFNLRADPTVTVEIGPNPPTQMVARELPKADRDNVYARIVELAPGFGEYEKRTDRVIPVFELAPSA; encoded by the coding sequence ATGTCCGACGACGACCCGATGACCTCAGAACGTGAGTTCAACACGCGCAACATCGCGGAGTTCCGCGCCAACGACGGGAAGGTGAGCGGCCAGTTCGAGGGCTTCCCGCTGCTGATCATGACCTCGACGGGCGCCAAGAGCGGGGAACCCCGCGAAAACCTGATCGGCTACTTCGACATCGACGACACTATTTACATCGTCGGCTCGGCAGCCGGCCGCGACGCCAGCCCCGCCTGGGTGTTCAATCTGCGCGCCGACCCCACCGTCACGGTCGAGATCGGACCCAATCCGCCGACCCAGATGGTCGCCCGAGAACTGCCGAAGGCGGACCGGGACAACGTGTATGCGCGCATCGTCGAACTCGCACCCGGATTCGGCGAATACGAGAAGCGGACCGACCGCGTCATCCCCGTCTTTGAGCTGGCACCGAGCGCCTGA